The Serratia rhizosphaerae genome has a segment encoding these proteins:
- the mnmC gene encoding bifunctional tRNA (5-methylaminomethyl-2-thiouridine)(34)-methyltransferase MnmD/FAD-dependent 5-carboxymethylaminomethyl-2-thiouridine(34) oxidoreductase MnmC — protein sequence MNNSPIQTAALSWNEQGTPVSKQFDDVYFSNQDGLEETRYVFLGGNRLPARFAEHPRPLFIAAETGFGTGLNFLTLWQAFERHLQANPTAPLQRLHFISFEKFPLQPADLAAAHARWPELAPYADQLRASWPQALPGCHRLLLAEGRITLDLWFGDVNALLPRFDHSINNQVDAWFLDGFAPAKNPDMWSEQLFAAMARFARPGGSFATFTAAGFVRRGLQQAGFTVERVKGFGQKREMLVGTLPADSAPTPDPAPWFHRPAADATQDIALVGGGIASALTALALLRRGAKVTLYCADDEPAAGASGNRQGALYPLLNGRGDVLERFFSAAFPFARRLYDTLADSGVVFEHQWCGVSQLAYDEKSAAKIDNMLGTDWPAAFAFGADRDTLSQLCGVDSGFGGINYPQGGWLCPAELTRGALELAQRQGLRCHYRHRLSALTAEQDGWRLDFSHGDSRRHDVVLLANGHQLATLPQCAELPMYAVRGQVSHIPTAPALGQLRQVLCYEGYLTPVSPQHQQHCIGASYQRGVTDTAYSEQEQQENRARLLRCLPQQAWTQQANVSDGQARCGVRCATRDHLPMAGALPDYPQTLACYQNLPKRRQRGEEIDKAPGYPNLFMLGGLGSRGLCSAPLTAEILAAQLFGEPLPADAEVLAALNPNRMWVRKLLKGRPL from the coding sequence GTGAACAACTCCCCCATCCAAACCGCAGCGCTATCCTGGAACGAACAGGGTACACCTGTTTCGAAACAGTTTGATGACGTCTATTTTTCCAATCAGGATGGGCTGGAGGAAACCCGCTACGTCTTTCTCGGCGGCAACCGGCTGCCGGCGCGCTTCGCCGAACACCCGCGCCCGCTGTTTATCGCGGCGGAAACCGGCTTCGGCACCGGGCTGAACTTTTTAACCCTGTGGCAGGCGTTTGAACGCCATCTGCAGGCGAACCCCACCGCCCCGCTGCAACGCCTGCACTTTATCAGCTTTGAGAAATTCCCGCTGCAGCCGGCGGATCTGGCGGCGGCGCACGCCCGCTGGCCGGAGCTGGCGCCGTACGCCGATCAACTGCGCGCCAGCTGGCCGCAGGCGCTGCCCGGCTGTCACCGCCTGCTGCTGGCGGAGGGGCGCATCACGCTCGATCTGTGGTTCGGCGACGTCAACGCGCTGCTGCCGCGCTTCGATCACAGCATCAATAATCAGGTCGACGCCTGGTTCCTCGACGGCTTCGCCCCGGCGAAAAATCCCGATATGTGGAGCGAACAACTGTTCGCCGCCATGGCACGCTTTGCCCGGCCGGGCGGCAGCTTCGCCACATTTACCGCCGCCGGCTTCGTGCGTCGCGGCCTGCAGCAGGCGGGTTTTACGGTGGAAAGAGTCAAAGGCTTCGGTCAGAAACGCGAAATGCTGGTCGGCACGCTGCCGGCGGACAGCGCGCCGACGCCCGATCCGGCCCCCTGGTTCCACCGTCCGGCCGCCGATGCGACGCAGGATATCGCACTGGTCGGCGGCGGTATCGCCAGCGCCCTCACCGCGCTGGCGCTGCTGCGGCGCGGCGCCAAGGTGACGCTGTACTGCGCGGATGATGAGCCGGCCGCCGGCGCCTCCGGCAACCGTCAGGGGGCGCTGTATCCGCTGCTCAACGGCCGCGGCGACGTGCTGGAGCGTTTTTTCAGCGCCGCCTTTCCCTTCGCCCGCCGTCTGTATGACACGCTGGCCGACAGCGGCGTCGTCTTTGAGCATCAGTGGTGCGGCGTCAGCCAGCTGGCCTACGATGAAAAAAGCGCGGCGAAAATCGACAATATGCTGGGCACCGACTGGCCGGCGGCGTTCGCCTTCGGTGCCGATCGCGATACGCTCAGCCAGCTGTGCGGCGTCGACAGCGGCTTCGGCGGCATCAATTATCCGCAGGGCGGCTGGCTCTGCCCGGCAGAACTGACGCGCGGCGCGCTGGAACTGGCGCAGCGCCAGGGGCTACGCTGCCATTACCGCCACCGGCTCAGTGCGCTGACGGCGGAGCAGGACGGCTGGCGGCTTGATTTCAGCCACGGCGACAGCCGCCGGCATGACGTAGTGCTGCTGGCCAACGGCCACCAGTTGGCGACGCTGCCCCAGTGCGCCGAACTGCCGATGTATGCGGTGCGCGGCCAGGTCTCCCATATTCCGACCGCACCGGCGCTGGGCCAGCTGCGACAGGTATTGTGCTATGAAGGTTATCTGACGCCGGTCAGCCCGCAGCATCAGCAGCACTGCATCGGCGCCAGCTACCAGCGCGGCGTGACCGATACCGCCTACAGCGAGCAGGAACAACAGGAAAACCGCGCGCGGCTGCTGCGCTGTCTGCCGCAACAGGCATGGACGCAGCAGGCGAACGTCAGCGACGGGCAGGCCCGCTGCGGCGTGCGCTGCGCCACGCGCGATCATCTGCCGATGGCCGGCGCGCTGCCGGACTACCCGCAAACCCTGGCGTGCTACCAGAATCTGCCAAAACGGCGGCAGCGCGGAGAAGAGATTGATAAGGCGCCGGGCTACCCGAACCTGTTTATGCTCGGCGGGCTCGGCTCACGCGGGCTGTGTTCCGCGCCGCTGACGGCGGAAATTCTGGCGGCGCAGCTGTTCGGCGAGCCGTTGCCGGCCGATGCCGAGGTGCTGGCGGCGCTTAATCCGAACCGGATGTGGGTAAGAAAACTGCTGAAGGGACGCCCGCTGTAA
- the fabB gene encoding beta-ketoacyl-ACP synthase I → MKRAVITGLGIVSSIGNNQQEVLASLQEGRSGITFSQELKDSGMRSHVWGNVKLDTAGLIDRKVVRFMSDASIYAYLSMQEAIQSAGLTEEVYQNNPRVGLIAGSGGGSPRFQVFGADAMRSPRGLKAVGPYVVTKAMASGVSACLATPFKIHGVNYSISSACATSAHCIGNAVEQIQLGKQDIVFAGGGEELCWEMACEFDAMGALSTKYNETPEKASRTYDTDRDGFVIAGGGGMVVVEELEHALARGAHIYAEIIGYGATSDGADMVAPSGEGAVRCMQMAMQDLDAPIDYINVHGTSTPVGDVKELGAIREVFGDTTPAISSTKAMTGHSLGAAGVQEAIYSLLMLEHGFIAPSINIDNLDEKAAGMDIVTQPTTRALNTVMSNSFGFGGTNATLVMRKLQK, encoded by the coding sequence ATGAAACGTGCAGTGATTACTGGCCTGGGTATTGTCTCCAGCATTGGTAATAACCAACAGGAGGTCCTGGCGAGCCTGCAGGAAGGTCGTTCTGGGATTACTTTCTCTCAGGAGCTAAAAGATTCCGGCATGCGTAGTCACGTATGGGGCAATGTTAAACTGGACACTGCCGGCCTGATCGACCGTAAAGTCGTGCGCTTTATGAGCGATGCTTCCATTTATGCTTACCTGTCCATGCAGGAAGCGATTCAGTCCGCAGGTCTGACGGAAGAGGTTTATCAGAACAACCCGCGCGTTGGCCTGATCGCCGGCTCCGGCGGCGGTTCTCCGCGCTTCCAGGTGTTCGGCGCCGATGCGATGCGCAGCCCGCGCGGCCTGAAAGCCGTCGGCCCTTACGTGGTCACCAAAGCCATGGCCTCCGGCGTTTCCGCCTGCCTGGCGACGCCGTTTAAAATCCACGGCGTCAACTACTCCATCAGCTCCGCCTGCGCCACCTCCGCACACTGTATCGGTAATGCGGTAGAGCAGATCCAGCTGGGCAAACAGGACATCGTATTTGCCGGCGGCGGTGAAGAGCTGTGCTGGGAAATGGCCTGCGAGTTTGATGCGATGGGCGCACTGTCCACCAAATATAACGAAACGCCGGAAAAAGCTTCCCGCACCTATGACACCGATCGCGACGGCTTCGTTATCGCCGGCGGCGGCGGTATGGTGGTGGTGGAAGAGCTGGAGCACGCGCTGGCGCGCGGCGCGCACATTTATGCCGAAATCATCGGCTACGGCGCCACCTCCGACGGCGCGGATATGGTCGCACCATCCGGCGAAGGCGCGGTGCGCTGCATGCAGATGGCGATGCAGGATCTGGATGCGCCGATCGACTACATCAACGTGCACGGCACCTCGACGCCGGTTGGCGATGTGAAAGAGCTGGGCGCGATCCGCGAAGTGTTCGGCGACACCACGCCGGCCATCTCTTCCACCAAAGCGATGACCGGCCACTCGCTGGGCGCCGCCGGCGTGCAGGAAGCTATCTACAGCCTGCTGATGCTGGAACACGGCTTTATCGCCCCGAGCATCAACATCGACAATCTGGACGAGAAGGCGGCGGGGATGGATATCGTTACCCAGCCGACCACGCGCGCACTGAACACCGTGATGTCCAACAGCTTCGGTTTCGGCGGCACCAACGCCACGCTGGTGATGCGTAAACTGCAGAAGTAA
- a CDS encoding copper-binding protein, with amino-acid sequence MRNLLSVAVFSLLLLSPVVQAEEPTTFHHAATEHGAAVTHTQGVLKAWNPHKVSIAHPAIESLGWPPMTMNFLQPQPPLAELPADTPIEFSFRQVDGGYQLITLSASQQ; translated from the coding sequence ATGCGTAATTTATTGAGCGTTGCCGTTTTTTCTCTTCTGTTGTTATCCCCCGTCGTGCAGGCCGAAGAGCCGACGACCTTCCACCATGCTGCCACCGAACACGGTGCGGCGGTCACCCACACTCAGGGCGTGTTGAAAGCCTGGAATCCGCACAAGGTGTCGATCGCCCACCCGGCTATCGAATCCCTCGGCTGGCCGCCGATGACCATGAACTTCCTGCAGCCGCAGCCGCCGTTGGCGGAGCTGCCTGCCGATACGCCGATTGAATTCAGCTTCCGCCAGGTTGATGGCGGCTACCAGCTGATTACCCTCAGCGCCAGTCAGCAGTAA
- a CDS encoding TolC family protein translates to MSNLFSHPARVGWLLLVCCSASAQAAGLTLEQSLSAAERYSAELSANRHQVSALRNMADSALQLPDPKLKLGIENIPVQGGNGHRLTRDGMTMGRIGIMQDYVSGNKRQRKADTLRAEAEKTSANSAAIRARLQQQTAQAWLELALSQQTLRDARALVAESERQISAQRAGVASGSSSASEVVDARLTLLAMQDQISTAERDVTVAQARLTQLTGQQIEQVVGKLPRFERLPADGEVLRQAIRQHPDVVQAGREADVAKARSAQSAIAAIPDVGVEVYYARRADGYEDMAGVMLSVDLPLFKAQRQDKNYAADVSRTLEANDQLTLLIRDHRAQLDTLLAQYQAAQAQWQRQRQQAIPLQQQRLDLLLAQYRSGSSNLSAVLAARRALLDARLNAGQAARQLAQLWAAIRYLIPQEIL, encoded by the coding sequence ATGTCCAACTTATTTTCTCACCCGGCACGGGTGGGCTGGCTGCTGCTTGTCTGCTGTTCGGCGAGCGCGCAAGCGGCCGGCCTGACGCTGGAACAATCGCTGTCGGCGGCGGAGCGTTACTCCGCCGAGCTGTCCGCCAACCGCCATCAGGTTTCCGCACTGCGCAATATGGCGGATTCCGCGCTGCAGTTGCCCGATCCCAAACTGAAGCTGGGGATTGAAAACATACCGGTGCAGGGCGGCAACGGCCATCGCCTGACGCGCGACGGCATGACGATGGGACGCATCGGCATCATGCAGGACTACGTCAGCGGCAATAAGCGTCAGCGAAAAGCCGATACGCTGCGGGCCGAGGCGGAAAAAACCTCGGCCAACAGCGCGGCGATCCGCGCGCGTTTGCAGCAGCAGACCGCACAAGCCTGGCTGGAGCTGGCGTTAAGCCAGCAGACCCTGCGCGACGCCAGGGCGTTGGTTGCGGAGAGCGAGCGCCAGATTAGCGCGCAGCGCGCCGGCGTGGCCAGCGGCAGTTCGTCGGCCAGCGAGGTGGTGGACGCACGTCTGACCCTGCTGGCGATGCAGGACCAAATCAGCACCGCCGAGCGCGACGTGACGGTGGCGCAGGCCAGGCTGACGCAGCTGACCGGGCAACAGATCGAGCAGGTCGTTGGTAAGCTGCCGCGCTTTGAGCGTTTGCCGGCCGACGGTGAGGTGCTGCGCCAGGCGATACGCCAGCATCCGGACGTGGTGCAGGCCGGCCGCGAAGCCGATGTGGCCAAGGCGCGCTCCGCCCAGTCGGCGATTGCCGCCATTCCCGACGTTGGCGTGGAGGTGTATTACGCGCGCCGCGCCGACGGCTATGAAGATATGGCCGGCGTCATGCTGAGCGTCGACCTGCCGCTGTTTAAAGCGCAGCGACAGGATAAAAACTATGCCGCCGACGTGTCGCGCACCCTGGAGGCCAACGACCAGCTGACCTTGCTGATCCGCGACCATCGGGCGCAACTGGACACTCTGTTGGCTCAGTATCAGGCGGCGCAGGCGCAGTGGCAGCGTCAGCGTCAGCAGGCGATTCCACTGCAGCAGCAGCGTCTCGATCTGCTGCTGGCGCAGTACCGTAGCGGCAGCAGCAACCTTTCCGCTGTGCTGGCGGCGCGTCGCGCGTTGCTGGATGCCCGGCTGAACGCCGGCCAGGCCGCCCGTCAGCTGGCGCAGCTGTGGGCCGCCATCCGTTACCTGATCCCGCAGGAGATCCTCTGA
- a CDS encoding efflux RND transporter periplasmic adaptor subunit: MKMRFNLALLAALAAGAGAGYWLATSSPSSAPAGSAAPAGERQVLYWYDPMVPGQRFDKPGPSPFMDMDLVPRYADEVQEQGGVTISARQQQNLGVRTAAVELRPLAPQLEAYGSVAIDERGVQVIAARASGLVEKLWVRASQQQVKKGQALAQLWIPAWHAAQQEYLAVRRLGDSALSAAARQRLQLQFMPESVIREVERSGRPQTRITVTAPASGFINSLDVREGAQVSAAQGLFELATLDRVWMVIDYPQAQAGVVQVGDAVSAGSASWPGERFSGTIDELLPNVDPLTRTFKARVQLQNPQQRLKPGMYLQVRLSQPAAGRPVPAIPLEALIMSGDRNRVLVSEGDGYFIPVEVETGRQQDGWVEITRGLKAGQRVVTAGQFLIDSEASLRSALPQLTAEKEPHDRGAHQPPAAAMEHGEHSTPQAHGEHADHHAHGGHQ, translated from the coding sequence ATGAAAATGCGTTTTAACCTTGCGTTATTGGCGGCGCTGGCGGCAGGCGCCGGGGCCGGTTACTGGCTGGCGACGTCGTCGCCATCATCGGCACCGGCAGGGAGCGCGGCGCCGGCGGGCGAGCGTCAGGTGCTGTATTGGTACGACCCGATGGTGCCGGGGCAGCGCTTTGACAAGCCGGGGCCTTCACCGTTTATGGATATGGATCTGGTGCCGCGCTATGCCGACGAGGTGCAGGAGCAGGGCGGGGTGACCATCAGCGCCCGTCAGCAGCAAAACCTTGGCGTGCGCACCGCAGCGGTGGAGCTGCGCCCGCTGGCGCCGCAGCTGGAGGCGTACGGCAGCGTGGCGATTGACGAGCGCGGCGTGCAGGTGATCGCCGCGCGCGCCAGCGGTCTGGTGGAGAAGCTGTGGGTGCGCGCCAGCCAGCAGCAGGTGAAAAAAGGCCAGGCGCTGGCGCAGCTGTGGATCCCGGCGTGGCATGCGGCGCAGCAGGAGTATCTGGCGGTGCGACGTCTGGGGGACAGCGCGCTGAGCGCCGCGGCGCGTCAGCGCCTGCAGCTGCAGTTTATGCCGGAGTCGGTGATCCGCGAGGTGGAGCGCAGCGGCCGGCCGCAAACGCGCATTACCGTCACGGCGCCCGCCAGCGGCTTTATCAACAGTCTGGATGTGCGTGAGGGCGCGCAGGTCAGCGCCGCGCAGGGGCTGTTTGAACTGGCGACGCTCGACCGGGTATGGATGGTGATTGACTATCCGCAGGCGCAGGCCGGGGTGGTGCAGGTCGGCGATGCGGTTAGCGCCGGCAGCGCCAGCTGGCCGGGCGAACGTTTCAGCGGCACGATCGATGAACTGCTGCCGAATGTCGATCCGCTGACGCGCACCTTTAAGGCGCGGGTGCAGCTGCAAAACCCGCAGCAGCGGCTGAAACCGGGCATGTACCTGCAGGTGCGCCTCAGCCAGCCGGCGGCGGGGCGGCCGGTGCCGGCAATTCCGCTGGAGGCGTTGATCATGAGCGGCGATCGTAACCGGGTGCTGGTGAGCGAAGGCGACGGCTACTTTATACCGGTCGAGGTGGAAACGGGCCGGCAGCAGGACGGCTGGGTGGAGATCACGCGCGGGCTGAAGGCCGGACAACGGGTGGTGACCGCCGGACAGTTCCTGATCGATTCCGAAGCCAGCCTGCGCAGCGCGCTGCCGCAGCTGACGGCTGAAAAAGAGCCTCACGATCGCGGGGCACATCAGCCGCCTGCGGCCGCGATGGAGCACGGGGAACATTCGACGCCGCAAGCGCATGGCGAACATGCGGATCATCATGCACACGGAGGTCACCAATGA
- a CDS encoding efflux RND transporter permease subunit, protein MIAAIIRWSLRNRLLVLLAAAMLAGWGVWALQKAPLDALPDLSDVQVIVRASYPGKAPQVVEDQVTYPLTTTMLTVPGAKTVRGFSMFGDAYVYILFEDGTDLYWARSRVLESLSQVQSALPPQVKVALGPDATGVGWVYEYALVDRSGRHSLADLRALQDWTLKFELKTVPNVAEVASVGGMVRQYQVVLNPESLRALNVSHQQVVKALQEANQEGGGALLEMGEAEYMVRSAGYLKTAADFANVVITVRDGVPILLSQVATLREGPEIRRGVAELNGEGEVAGGIVVMRYGQNALETINALKDKLQQLRQTLPPGVEIVTVYDRSQLIEQAIDNLSFKLLEEFVVVALVCTLFLFHFRSALVAMVTLPLGILGAFVVMHYQGVNANIMSLGGIAIAIGAMVDAAIVMIENMHKVLEQWRQRHPERQPEAQDYWRIAEQAAVEVGPALFGSLLIITLSFIPVFTLQAQEGKMFAPLAFTKTYAMAVAAGLGITLVPVLMGYFIRGRIPDEQANPINRWLIRLYQPLLAAVLARPRLTLALSALLLALTLYPLSRLGSEFMPPLDEGDLLYMPSTLPGISVREAGRLLQLTDRLIKTVPEVETVFGKVGRAETATDPAPLTMLETTIRFKPRDQWRPGITMDKLVAELDEAVKVPGIANVWVPPIRNRLDMLSTGIKSPVGIKVNGSNRADIERVAGQIEQVVRQVPGVSSALAERLSGGRYVDIDIDRQRAARYGVSVTELQSMVASLVGGENVGETIEGRARYPINVRYPREIRDSLQGLRDLSVVTANGSQLPLSALADIRVSDGPPMLKSENARLSEWIYVDLRGRDLKSAVEEMQHAVAQQVRLPSGISLSWSGQFEYLERASAQLKVVLPVTLGIIFVLLFVTFNSVRDALLIMATLPFALIGGVWLLYLLDYNLSVAGAVGFIALAGVAAEFGVIMVLYLNQALHKQRQSGRPMTRQQLLAAISEGAVLRVRPKVMTVATIMAGLLPIMWSDGAGSEVMQRIAAPMIGGMISAPILSMLVIPAVYLLMHKPAEPSRE, encoded by the coding sequence ATGATTGCTGCAATCATTCGCTGGTCGCTGCGCAACCGGCTGCTGGTGCTGCTGGCGGCGGCGATGCTGGCCGGCTGGGGCGTCTGGGCGCTGCAGAAAGCGCCGCTGGACGCGCTGCCGGATCTGTCCGACGTGCAGGTGATCGTACGCGCCAGTTATCCGGGCAAAGCGCCGCAGGTGGTGGAGGACCAGGTGACCTATCCGCTGACCACCACCATGCTGACGGTACCCGGCGCGAAAACCGTGCGCGGCTTCTCCATGTTCGGCGACGCCTATGTCTACATCCTGTTTGAGGACGGCACCGATCTGTACTGGGCGCGCTCGCGCGTGCTGGAGTCGCTCAGCCAGGTGCAGTCTGCGCTGCCGCCGCAGGTGAAGGTGGCGCTCGGGCCGGACGCCACCGGCGTCGGCTGGGTGTATGAGTACGCGCTGGTGGACAGGAGCGGCCGTCACAGCCTGGCGGATCTGCGCGCGCTGCAGGATTGGACGCTGAAATTTGAGCTGAAAACCGTGCCCAACGTCGCCGAAGTGGCCAGCGTGGGCGGCATGGTACGCCAGTATCAGGTGGTGCTCAACCCGGAAAGCCTGCGCGCGCTTAACGTCTCCCACCAGCAGGTGGTCAAGGCGCTGCAGGAGGCCAATCAGGAAGGCGGCGGCGCGCTGCTGGAAATGGGGGAAGCGGAGTATATGGTGCGCAGCGCCGGCTATCTGAAAACGGCGGCGGATTTCGCCAATGTGGTGATAACGGTGCGCGACGGCGTGCCGATCCTGCTGTCCCAGGTGGCGACGCTGCGCGAAGGGCCGGAAATCCGCCGCGGCGTGGCGGAGCTGAACGGCGAAGGGGAGGTGGCCGGCGGTATTGTGGTGATGCGCTACGGCCAGAACGCGCTGGAAACCATCAATGCGCTGAAGGACAAGCTGCAGCAGCTGCGGCAGACGCTGCCGCCGGGCGTGGAGATCGTCACGGTTTACGACCGTTCACAGCTGATCGAGCAGGCGATCGATAACCTGTCGTTCAAGCTGCTGGAGGAGTTTGTGGTGGTGGCGCTGGTGTGCACGCTGTTCCTGTTCCACTTCCGTTCAGCGCTGGTGGCGATGGTGACCCTGCCGCTCGGTATTCTCGGCGCGTTTGTGGTGATGCACTATCAGGGGGTGAACGCCAACATTATGTCGCTGGGCGGTATCGCCATCGCCATCGGCGCGATGGTGGACGCGGCGATCGTGATGATCGAGAACATGCATAAGGTGCTGGAGCAGTGGCGGCAGCGCCATCCTGAACGGCAGCCGGAAGCGCAGGACTACTGGCGTATTGCCGAGCAGGCGGCGGTTGAGGTCGGGCCGGCGCTGTTCGGCAGCTTATTGATCATCACGCTGTCGTTTATTCCGGTGTTCACGCTGCAGGCGCAGGAGGGCAAGATGTTCGCGCCGCTGGCCTTCACCAAAACCTACGCGATGGCGGTGGCGGCCGGGCTGGGCATTACGCTGGTGCCGGTGCTGATGGGCTACTTTATCCGCGGACGTATTCCTGATGAGCAGGCCAACCCGATCAACCGCTGGCTGATTCGCCTGTACCAGCCTTTGCTGGCGGCGGTGCTGGCGCGGCCGCGCCTCACGCTGGCCCTTTCCGCGCTGCTGCTGGCGCTGACGCTGTACCCGCTCAGCCGGCTGGGCAGCGAATTTATGCCGCCGCTCGACGAAGGGGATCTGCTGTATATGCCTTCGACCCTGCCGGGGATTTCGGTGCGTGAAGCGGGGCGTCTGCTGCAGCTGACCGACCGGCTGATTAAAACGGTACCGGAGGTGGAGACGGTCTTCGGCAAGGTCGGGCGGGCGGAAACCGCCACCGACCCGGCGCCGCTCACCATGCTGGAAACCACCATCCGTTTTAAACCGCGCGACCAGTGGCGACCGGGCATCACCATGGACAAGCTGGTGGCGGAGCTGGACGAGGCGGTCAAGGTGCCGGGCATTGCCAACGTCTGGGTGCCGCCGATTCGCAACCGGCTGGATATGCTGTCTACCGGGATTAAAAGCCCGGTGGGGATCAAGGTCAACGGCAGCAACCGCGCGGATATCGAACGCGTCGCCGGGCAGATTGAGCAGGTGGTGCGGCAGGTGCCGGGCGTCTCCTCGGCGCTGGCGGAGCGGCTCAGCGGCGGGCGCTATGTTGATATTGATATCGATCGTCAGCGCGCTGCCCGCTATGGCGTGTCGGTGACCGAGCTGCAATCGATGGTGGCTTCTTTGGTCGGCGGCGAAAACGTCGGCGAAACCATTGAAGGGCGGGCGCGCTATCCGATCAACGTGCGCTATCCGCGCGAGATCCGCGACTCACTGCAGGGGCTGCGCGATCTGTCGGTGGTGACGGCGAACGGCAGTCAGCTGCCGCTGTCGGCGCTGGCGGATATTCGCGTCAGCGACGGACCGCCGATGCTGAAAAGCGAGAACGCCCGGTTGTCCGAGTGGATCTATGTCGATCTGCGCGGGCGGGATCTGAAGTCGGCGGTGGAAGAGATGCAGCACGCGGTGGCGCAGCAGGTCAGGCTGCCGTCCGGTATTTCGCTGAGCTGGTCCGGGCAGTTCGAGTATCTGGAACGCGCCAGCGCCCAGCTGAAGGTCGTGCTACCGGTCACCTTGGGGATTATTTTTGTGCTGCTGTTCGTCACTTTCAACAGCGTGCGCGACGCGCTGCTGATTATGGCGACGCTGCCGTTTGCCCTGATCGGCGGCGTCTGGCTGCTGTATCTGCTGGACTACAACCTGTCGGTGGCCGGCGCGGTGGGCTTTATCGCCCTGGCCGGGGTGGCGGCGGAGTTCGGCGTGATTATGGTGCTGTATCTGAATCAGGCGCTGCACAAGCAGCGGCAGAGCGGCCGGCCGATGACCCGCCAGCAACTGCTGGCGGCCATCAGCGAAGGGGCGGTGCTGCGCGTCCGGCCGAAGGTGATGACGGTGGCGACCATTATGGCCGGGCTATTGCCGATTATGTGGAGCGACGGTGCCGGTTCCGAGGTGATGCAGCGCATCGCCGCGCCGATGATTGGTGGCATGATCAGCGCGCCGATTTTATCGATGCTGGTGATCCCGGCGGTCTATCTGCTGATGCATAAACCGGCGGAGCCGTCCAGGGAATAA
- the apbE gene encoding FAD:protein FMN transferase ApbE: MAHSFARSLLLGVALTLLAACDNAATRPQMDIAGKTMGTFYSVKISGEVAENRQQLQQEIDALLEQANDDISTYRADSVLSRFNRSHSSAPQPIPRGMADIILTAQRIGRDTHDAMNITVGPLVNLWGFGPDKRPVTIPSQQQIDAAKRNVGLQHLTLTSNAQGEWLQKDLPGLYVDLSTLGEGYGADLLAQLMARKGLTNYLVSVGGAVRSRGVNGQGKPWRVAIQKPTDRENAVQALVDLQGYGISTAGSYRNYFEQNGQRYSHIIDPNTGRPINHRLVSVTVIAPTALEADGWDSGLMVLGSEKAMKLAQEQGLAVYMISKTDDGFSAQMTPQFKAFLLQ; encoded by the coding sequence ATGGCCCACTCTTTCGCCAGAAGCCTGTTGCTCGGCGTCGCGCTTACGCTGCTCGCCGCCTGTGATAACGCCGCCACCCGCCCGCAGATGGATATCGCCGGTAAAACCATGGGGACGTTTTACAGCGTCAAGATCAGTGGCGAGGTCGCGGAAAACCGCCAACAGCTGCAGCAGGAGATCGACGCGCTGCTGGAGCAGGCCAATGACGATATCTCCACCTACCGCGCCGATTCGGTGCTGTCGCGCTTTAACCGTTCACACAGCAGCGCGCCGCAGCCGATCCCGCGCGGCATGGCGGATATTATTCTCACCGCCCAGCGCATCGGCCGCGATACCCATGACGCGATGAACATCACCGTCGGCCCGCTGGTGAACCTGTGGGGCTTCGGCCCGGACAAACGTCCGGTAACCATTCCCAGCCAGCAGCAGATTGACGCCGCCAAACGCAACGTCGGCCTGCAGCACCTGACGCTGACCAGCAATGCACAAGGCGAATGGCTGCAAAAGGATCTGCCGGGGCTGTATGTCGATCTGTCAACGCTGGGCGAAGGCTACGGCGCGGATCTGCTGGCGCAGCTGATGGCGCGCAAAGGTCTCACCAACTATCTGGTGTCGGTAGGCGGCGCGGTGCGATCGCGCGGCGTTAACGGTCAGGGCAAACCATGGCGCGTGGCGATCCAGAAACCGACCGACCGAGAAAATGCGGTGCAGGCTCTGGTGGATCTGCAGGGCTACGGCATCAGCACCGCCGGCAGCTATCGCAACTACTTTGAGCAGAACGGCCAGCGCTATTCGCATATTATCGACCCCAATACCGGCCGGCCGATTAACCACCGGCTGGTTTCGGTAACGGTGATCGCCCCCACCGCGCTGGAAGCCGACGGCTGGGACTCCGGCCTGATGGTGCTGGGCAGTGAAAAAGCAATGAAGCTGGCGCAAGAGCAAGGGCTGGCGGTATATATGATCAGCAAAACCGACGACGGCTTCAGCGCGCAGATGACACCGCAGTTTAAAGCGTTTCTGCTGCAGTAG